One part of the Desulfonema ishimotonii genome encodes these proteins:
- a CDS encoding P-loop ATPase, Sll1717 family: MLKINDLNLGFNDAENYQRRENKELFNSIFVKNKFLDELLQPSSFFLIGEKGTGKTAYSVFLSNNEYKDTLAELKYIRETDYQKFVSLKKNKHLELSDYSNIWMVIILLLLANSIQKDELDHNPFSKNQKIKSLMQAIEEYYLNAFSPEIISVLNLVENSKITAELITKHLKFGGEEATNANFQESKFQVNLLYIQKQFERAISDIKIKKNHLLFIDGIDIRPGTIPYADYLDCVKGLANAIWCINNDFFANIKDSKGRFRAILLVRPDIFNSIGLQNLTNKIHDNSVFLDWRTTYPNYRHSNLFELLDKLLGAQQNQEKLDFGNAWDHYFPWKSASTNRNREHDPSFYKFLRLSYSRPRDIVTMIQILREEYFEKKYFSEKYFPQKLFDSYEFQNKFSEYLMGGIKDQLSFYYNTDDYSMFLKFFNFLNGKQKFDYSQYVEAYNKFTDYVLEHHTDIPEFIETSDSFLQFLYDTNIICYIEELEYELFFRWCYRERSPSNISPKIRPESKYRIHYGLHKALNVGNQGRKKA, translated from the coding sequence ATGCTAAAAATTAATGACTTGAATTTAGGATTTAATGACGCAGAAAATTATCAGCGCAGGGAAAACAAAGAATTATTTAATAGCATTTTTGTAAAAAATAAATTTTTAGATGAATTATTGCAACCAAGTTCATTTTTTTTAATTGGAGAAAAAGGAACGGGCAAAACTGCCTATTCTGTATTTTTATCAAATAACGAATATAAAGATACACTTGCAGAACTTAAATATATACGAGAAACAGATTATCAAAAATTTGTTTCTCTTAAAAAAAATAAGCATTTAGAACTATCGGATTATAGCAATATTTGGATGGTAATTATCTTGTTGCTTCTTGCTAACAGCATTCAAAAAGATGAATTAGATCATAATCCTTTTAGTAAAAATCAAAAAATCAAATCTTTAATGCAAGCAATTGAAGAATATTATTTAAATGCTTTTTCTCCAGAAATTATATCCGTCCTAAATTTAGTAGAAAATTCTAAAATTACAGCAGAGTTAATTACAAAGCATTTAAAATTTGGAGGAGAGGAAGCTACTAATGCTAACTTCCAAGAATCAAAGTTTCAGGTCAATCTTTTATATATTCAAAAACAATTTGAAAGAGCAATTTCAGATATAAAGATAAAAAAGAATCACCTATTATTTATTGATGGTATTGATATTAGACCGGGAACAATTCCATACGCAGATTACCTTGATTGTGTAAAAGGATTGGCTAATGCTATATGGTGCATTAATAATGATTTTTTTGCCAATATAAAAGATTCAAAAGGAAGATTTCGGGCTATATTGCTGGTTCGTCCTGATATTTTTAATTCAATAGGGTTACAAAACCTCACCAATAAAATTCATGACAATTCTGTTTTTTTAGATTGGCGCACAACTTATCCTAATTACAGACATTCAAACCTGTTTGAATTATTAGATAAATTGCTTGGAGCTCAACAAAACCAAGAAAAATTAGACTTCGGTAATGCTTGGGATCATTACTTTCCTTGGAAATCAGCATCTACTAATCGAAATCGTGAACATGATCCTTCTTTTTATAAATTTTTAAGATTATCATATTCACGCCCGAGAGATATTGTAACAATGATTCAAATATTAAGAGAAGAATATTTTGAAAAAAAATATTTTTCGGAAAAATATTTTCCCCAAAAATTATTTGATAGTTATGAATTTCAAAATAAATTTTCAGAATATCTTATGGGAGGAATAAAAGATCAGTTATCATTCTACTATAATACAGATGATTACAGTATGTTCCTTAAATTTTTTAACTTCTTAAATGGGAAACAAAAATTTGATTATAGTCAATATGTCGAAGCTTACAATAAATTTACAGATTATGTATTAGAACATCACACAGATATTCCAGAATTCATAGAAACATCAGACAGTTTTCTCCAGTTTTTATACGATACAAACATTATTTGCTACATTGAAGAGCTTGAGTACGAATTATTTTTCAGATGGTGCTACAGAGAAAGAAGTCCTTCAAATATTTCACCCAAAATAAGACCAGAATCCAAATACAGAATTCATTATGGTTTACATAAAGCTCTTAATGTTGGTAACCAAGGAAGAAAAAAAGCATAA
- a CDS encoding RNA-guided endonuclease InsQ/TnpB family protein yields the protein MLKVHKVKLNPDSEQKIYFAKACGVARVAYNWALSEWQNQYEEGCKPSEAALRRQLNAIKADKFPWMAEVTKCAPQQAVKNLGTAYKNAFHRKKTGQKTGSEKNPYGFPRPKKKYVNDSFRADNGPPRKGADAVLIDDKKIKLAKIGWISMGESLRFEGQIRSVTVSRQADKWFAAVSVETADISHARKDNKSCGIDLGINSLVTLSDGSKACGAKSLKKLLKKKKRLQRELCRRKKGSKNREKTRVKLARLEAIISNIRNDAIHKITTDIVLNHSIIAMEDLNVKGMMKNHKLARHIADQSFGEFRRQITYKADWYGSKVIFVDRFFPSSQKCNVCGNLRKNIKLSDRIYRCSNPDCKHVEDRDVNAAKNIKNEALAA from the coding sequence ATGTTGAAAGTTCATAAGGTAAAACTGAACCCGGATTCGGAACAGAAAATTTACTTTGCCAAAGCCTGCGGCGTTGCAAGGGTCGCTTATAATTGGGCTTTGTCTGAATGGCAAAATCAATATGAGGAGGGCTGCAAACCATCCGAAGCCGCTTTACGGCGGCAGCTTAATGCGATTAAGGCTGATAAATTTCCCTGGATGGCAGAAGTAACAAAATGTGCTCCGCAACAGGCAGTCAAAAATCTTGGTACGGCATACAAAAACGCTTTTCACAGAAAAAAGACCGGGCAAAAAACAGGCTCAGAAAAGAATCCTTATGGATTTCCAAGACCTAAAAAGAAATATGTGAATGACAGTTTCCGGGCGGATAACGGACCGCCGCGAAAAGGCGCGGACGCGGTTTTAATTGATGATAAAAAGATAAAACTGGCCAAAATCGGCTGGATATCAATGGGTGAGTCCCTTCGCTTTGAGGGACAAATCAGGTCTGTTACCGTATCAAGACAGGCGGACAAATGGTTTGCCGCTGTATCAGTGGAAACGGCTGATATTTCACACGCTCGAAAGGATAACAAGAGCTGCGGCATAGACCTCGGTATTAACAGTCTTGTAACTTTATCAGACGGGTCCAAGGCTTGCGGCGCGAAATCCCTGAAGAAACTGTTGAAAAAGAAGAAACGCCTGCAGCGTGAGTTATGCCGCCGGAAAAAAGGTTCAAAGAACCGGGAAAAAACACGGGTGAAACTGGCAAGGCTTGAGGCTATAATCAGCAATATAAGAAACGATGCGATTCATAAAATCACGACAGATATTGTTCTGAATCACAGCATAATAGCAATGGAAGACCTGAATGTAAAAGGCATGATGAAAAACCATAAGCTGGCCCGTCATATTGCGGATCAGTCCTTTGGAGAATTCAGACGGCAGATTACATACAAGGCTGACTGGTATGGAAGCAAGGTAATTTTTGTTGACCGGTTTTTCCCATCAAGCCAGAAGTGTAACGTCTGCGGGAATCTCAGAAAAAATATAAAGCTCTCAGACCGAATTTACAGGTGTTCCAATCCTGATTGCAAGCATGTGGAAGACAGAGATGTAAATGCCGCAAAAAACATAAAAAATGAAGCACTTGCGGCGTAA
- a CDS encoding DUF4917 family protein produces MIFKQNSKFQIISWSSIATQKDSALLLGNGASMAVDKKFSYTSLLNEFAYKGFFNIEEISLFDYFDTNDFEMILRFLWQSKHVNQALDIFNPKIDSTYKNVKSALIHGVSELHSEYDDVFNDLEPISQFMSKFDTVFSLNYDLIVYWAMMYGNNNPKHSFKDCFKHGVFDYEWQKYKSPIRFQESCTLIFYPHGSLALARSIIFGQEYKIANSTTYSLLDGIQNEWEKDDIIPLFISEGTVEQKVHSIQTTRYLNCVLNEVMPFPRSHWVIYGWGFGDQDAHILKSIKKSGAKRLSISVYRGSDEQEFCGRVYSAIHREFGHFIDIEFFDSYSPKCWNNA; encoded by the coding sequence ATGATTTTTAAACAAAATTCTAAATTTCAGATTATTAGCTGGAGTTCCATCGCTACACAAAAAGATTCAGCCCTCCTTTTAGGTAATGGTGCAAGCATGGCGGTGGATAAAAAATTTAGTTATACATCTCTATTAAATGAGTTCGCATATAAAGGTTTTTTTAATATAGAGGAAATAAGCCTTTTTGATTATTTCGATACAAATGATTTTGAAATGATTTTACGATTTCTTTGGCAATCTAAGCATGTAAATCAAGCATTGGATATATTCAATCCAAAAATTGATTCGACGTATAAAAATGTAAAGAGTGCATTAATTCACGGTGTATCAGAACTTCATTCAGAATATGATGATGTTTTCAACGACCTTGAACCTATCTCACAGTTTATGAGCAAATTTGATACAGTTTTTTCATTAAACTATGATTTAATCGTATATTGGGCAATGATGTATGGAAATAATAATCCAAAACATTCCTTTAAAGATTGTTTCAAACATGGTGTTTTTGATTATGAATGGCAGAAATATAAAAGTCCTATACGTTTCCAAGAATCATGTACTTTAATCTTCTATCCTCATGGTTCATTGGCTTTGGCACGTAGTATTATATTTGGTCAAGAATATAAAATTGCTAATTCAACAACCTATAGCTTATTGGATGGAATTCAAAATGAATGGGAAAAAGACGATATAATTCCATTATTTATCAGTGAAGGTACTGTTGAGCAAAAAGTTCACTCTATTCAAACAACAAGATATTTAAACTGTGTTCTTAATGAGGTTATGCCTTTTCCACGAAGCCACTGGGTTATATATGGTTGGGGGTTTGGAGACCAAGATGCACATATCTTAAAATCAATAAAAAAATCTGGAGCAAAAAGATTATCTATTTCAGTCTATCGTGGAAGTGATGAACAAGAGTTTTGTGGCCGAGTTTATTCTGCAATTCATAGAGAATTTGGACATTTTATTGATATAGAATTTTTTGATTCTTATAGCCCAAAATGTTGGAACAATGCTTAA
- a CDS encoding LutC/YkgG family protein, whose protein sequence is MNNNARERIFARLRTAVAKGDFNIPDAPPLTWPSANAAERVASLKQKLEAMKAEVYVTPSGEWVEKLRAVLKGRNLNRMLFAPDTAVGQALKSGWGDANGGLPELFTFDGTVEAYREELFFKVDAAVTTAKAGIADTGALVLWPDEKEPRLSSLVPPVHIAVLSAADIYSTFTEAVEQGKWADGMPTNALLISGPSKTADIELVLVFGVHGPSDLIVMITE, encoded by the coding sequence ATGAATAACAACGCCCGTGAACGGATTTTCGCCAGACTGCGCACTGCGGTGGCAAAGGGCGATTTCAATATTCCCGATGCGCCGCCCCTGACGTGGCCGTCCGCGAATGCTGCGGAGAGGGTTGCGTCACTGAAGCAGAAGCTGGAGGCGATGAAAGCCGAGGTGTATGTGACCCCGTCCGGCGAGTGGGTGGAAAAGCTCCGGGCGGTGCTGAAGGGCCGGAACCTGAACCGGATGCTCTTCGCGCCGGATACGGCGGTGGGACAGGCCCTGAAAAGCGGCTGGGGCGATGCGAATGGCGGCCTGCCGGAGCTGTTCACTTTTGACGGCACGGTGGAGGCGTACAGGGAAGAGCTGTTTTTCAAGGTTGACGCGGCAGTGACCACGGCCAAAGCCGGTATTGCCGACACCGGCGCGCTGGTGCTGTGGCCGGACGAAAAGGAGCCGCGCCTCAGCTCCCTGGTTCCGCCGGTGCATATTGCCGTGCTGAGTGCGGCGGATATTTACAGCACCTTCACCGAGGCGGTGGAACAGGGCAAGTGGGCCGACGGAATGCCGACCAACGCCCTGCTGATCTCCGGGCCGTCCAAGACGGCGGATATCGAGCTGGTGCTGGTGTTCGGCGTCCACGGGCCGAGCGATCTGATTGTGATGATTACGGAATAG
- a CDS encoding MerR family DNA-binding transcriptional regulator codes for MKKRLVKIGIAAKMLGTTPGTLRKWESTGELLPFRKTAGGTRYYAVSDLLALETSDTPTICYARVSGRDQKEDLERQQIMLESYCAAKGWRSQTIKDLGSGMNYR; via the coding sequence ATGAAAAAGAGATTAGTAAAAATAGGAATAGCGGCAAAAATGCTTGGAACAACTCCCGGAACTTTAAGGAAGTGGGAAAGCACAGGCGAACTGTTACCATTTAGAAAGACAGCGGGTGGAACCAGGTATTATGCAGTATCAGATTTGCTGGCATTAGAAACATCAGATACACCGACTATTTGTTATGCAAGAGTCTCAGGCCGTGATCAGAAAGAAGATTTGGAAAGACAGCAGATAATGCTTGAATCATATTGTGCGGCCAAAGGCTGGCGTAGTCAGACAATAAAAGACCTCGGTTCCGGTATGAATTATAGGTAG
- a CDS encoding transposase has product MSSQDYLQEEKIYDQACESVKKGLHERQLEVLGIGLSHRWEDLFRNLGRKAEAREAMEALYREACVPDRKLPSARKGIVSTFHLARIIAETGPLSDFANYRKVMRFAGLNLCERQSGTYRGKTRISKKGRPLLRKVLKLTVLPLVKKNGVYGDYYKKKTEVDKMPGTKAMTVIARHFLKMLYGVYKNGAGFDKKRMFTCESQFQKAA; this is encoded by the coding sequence TTGTCCTCACAGGATTATTTACAGGAGGAAAAAATTTATGATCAGGCATGTGAATCCGTCAAAAAGGGGTTGCATGAACGTCAGTTGGAAGTTCTGGGCATCGGTCTTTCCCACCGGTGGGAAGATCTTTTTCGCAATCTCGGACGAAAAGCCGAAGCGAGAGAAGCGATGGAAGCATTATATCGGGAAGCCTGTGTTCCTGACCGGAAGCTTCCGTCAGCGCGAAAAGGCATTGTATCGACCTTTCATTTGGCAAGAATTATTGCGGAAACAGGCCCTCTGAGCGACTTTGCGAATTACCGGAAAGTGATGCGTTTCGCCGGTCTGAATCTTTGCGAACGGCAAAGCGGCACGTATCGCGGAAAAACGCGCATCAGCAAAAAAGGGAGACCTCTGCTGCGGAAAGTTCTCAAATTGACCGTATTGCCACTTGTAAAAAAGAACGGTGTTTACGGCGATTATTACAAAAAGAAGACGGAAGTTGATAAAATGCCCGGCACCAAAGCAATGACGGTGATCGCAAGGCACTTTCTGAAAATGCTTTACGGGGTTTATAAAAACGGCGCCGGATTCGATAAAAAGCGCATGTTCACCTGTGAAAGCCAGTTTCAGAAAGCCGCCTGA
- a CDS encoding integron integrase: MHEADNLFPSHSPIETKKVPQTGKTEWQTALETLASEIKVRHYSPKTLRAYSGWASQFQWFTKNKPLKLLNDEDIINFMKHLAIHRKVAASTQNQSFNAILFFYRNILKKEPGDLTNTVRAKRKPYVPVVLTRKEIDRIIPNLKYPCDLVVKLLYGCGLRLFEGLNLRVGNFNFDEGILTVRDGKGKKDRFVPLPNTIIPELKKHLEFVINIHEADLKFGYAGTFLFDALEKKYKNSAKEIVWQWFFPAKKLTQIPETGELRRYHIHETQVQKAIRAAVRKARITKRVTTHTFRHSFATHLLQANYDIRTIQELLGHSDVRTTMIYTHAIKSRTIRETRSPLDFS, translated from the coding sequence TTGCATGAGGCGGATAATCTGTTTCCGTCGCACTCCCCGATTGAAACGAAAAAAGTTCCCCAAACCGGAAAAACAGAATGGCAAACCGCCCTTGAAACCCTGGCATCGGAGATCAAAGTCAGACATTATTCGCCCAAAACCCTGAGAGCCTATTCGGGCTGGGCATCTCAGTTTCAATGGTTCACAAAAAACAAACCATTGAAATTGCTGAATGACGAAGATATTATAAATTTTATGAAACATCTGGCAATACACAGAAAGGTCGCTGCTTCCACTCAGAACCAATCCTTCAATGCGATTCTTTTCTTCTACCGCAATATTCTGAAAAAGGAGCCAGGTGATCTGACCAACACGGTCAGAGCCAAACGAAAACCTTATGTGCCGGTTGTCCTCACCCGAAAAGAAATAGACAGGATCATCCCCAACCTGAAATATCCCTGCGATCTGGTAGTCAAACTGCTGTACGGATGCGGACTCCGGCTCTTTGAAGGTCTGAATCTACGTGTTGGCAATTTTAATTTTGATGAAGGCATACTGACAGTCCGCGACGGCAAAGGCAAAAAAGACAGATTTGTTCCCTTACCCAATACAATTATCCCGGAATTAAAAAAACATCTTGAATTTGTAATTAATATTCACGAAGCAGATCTGAAATTCGGATATGCGGGCACTTTTCTTTTTGATGCATTAGAAAAAAAATACAAAAACAGCGCCAAGGAAATCGTCTGGCAATGGTTTTTCCCGGCAAAAAAACTGACCCAGATACCGGAAACCGGGGAACTGAGACGGTATCATATTCATGAAACGCAGGTTCAGAAAGCCATCAGGGCGGCTGTCAGAAAAGCAAGAATTACCAAACGGGTTACCACCCACACCTTCCGCCACAGCTTTGCCACTCATCTTTTACAGGCAAATTACGATATCCGGACAATTCAGGAATTATTGGGACACAGCGATGTCAGGACCACCATGATCTACACCCATGCCATCAAAAGCCGCACTATCAGGGAAACACGGAGTCCGCTGGATTTTTCCTGA
- a CDS encoding LutB/LldF family L-lactate oxidation iron-sulfur protein, which translates to MDNHTGFDFRGNIRDALGNSQLRKNLKFAMTALAEKRRAIFTDKARFEEMRTTVNAIRKRSLSKLPELLDRLEKKCTENGIIVHWAETTAEANDTVLSIVKQHGATAVVKGKSMVSEEMHLNRFLLGNQVEPIETDLGEFIIQLADETPSHIIVPAIHKNRGEVGKLFSEKIPGTPYTDVPEELTEIARAELRRKYYETPVGISGVNMAVAETGTLCLVENEGNGRMCTTAPDVHIAIMGLEKVVENLTDVPPILRLLTGSATGQLITTYFNMITSPRKAGEKDGPKEVHLVILDNGRSDILADPELRQTLLCIRCGTCLNHCPVYVRIGGHAYHYTYPGPIGEILTPQMEGLETAGTLTTASSLCNACSEVCPAMIPIPDLIRRLRNESYDTGGSVKGHGYKANPLEKVIWKGWELVNRHPGLNALSTKMAGVFGPVLPKAGPLKAWTRVRNRPTFAKKSLHELVKEEGVSDE; encoded by the coding sequence ATGGATAATCACACCGGGTTTGATTTCAGGGGCAATATCAGGGATGCCCTGGGCAACAGCCAGCTTCGGAAAAACCTGAAGTTCGCCATGACCGCGCTGGCGGAAAAACGCCGGGCCATTTTTACGGACAAAGCGCGATTTGAGGAGATGCGCACTACGGTCAACGCCATCCGCAAGCGGTCTCTGAGCAAACTGCCCGAATTGCTGGACCGGCTGGAGAAAAAATGTACGGAAAACGGCATCATTGTACACTGGGCCGAAACCACGGCAGAGGCCAACGACACGGTGCTGTCGATTGTAAAACAGCACGGCGCAACGGCAGTGGTCAAGGGCAAGTCAATGGTCTCCGAGGAGATGCATCTGAATCGCTTCCTGCTCGGAAACCAGGTCGAGCCGATTGAAACCGATCTGGGAGAGTTCATCATCCAGCTTGCGGATGAGACGCCGTCGCACATCATCGTCCCGGCCATTCACAAAAATCGCGGCGAAGTGGGCAAGCTGTTCAGCGAAAAGATTCCGGGTACGCCCTACACCGATGTGCCCGAAGAGCTGACCGAAATCGCGCGGGCCGAGCTTCGGCGAAAATATTACGAAACCCCCGTCGGCATCAGCGGCGTGAACATGGCCGTGGCCGAGACCGGCACGCTCTGTCTGGTGGAAAACGAGGGCAACGGCCGCATGTGTACCACGGCCCCGGATGTCCACATCGCCATCATGGGCCTGGAAAAGGTGGTGGAAAACCTGACCGACGTGCCGCCGATTCTGCGCCTGCTCACGGGGTCGGCCACGGGCCAGCTCATCACCACCTATTTCAACATGATCACCTCGCCGCGAAAAGCGGGGGAGAAGGACGGTCCGAAGGAGGTGCATCTGGTCATTCTGGACAACGGGCGCAGCGACATTCTGGCCGACCCGGAACTGCGTCAGACCCTGCTCTGCATCCGGTGCGGCACCTGCCTGAACCATTGTCCGGTCTATGTGCGCATCGGCGGCCATGCCTATCATTATACGTATCCCGGCCCCATCGGGGAGATCCTGACCCCGCAGATGGAGGGGCTGGAGACCGCCGGAACCCTGACCACGGCGTCGAGCCTGTGCAATGCCTGTTCCGAGGTCTGTCCGGCCATGATCCCCATCCCGGACCTGATCCGGCGGCTGCGCAACGAAAGCTATGACACCGGGGGCAGTGTGAAGGGCCACGGGTACAAGGCCAATCCCCTGGAAAAGGTGATCTGGAAAGGCTGGGAACTGGTCAACCGCCATCCCGGGCTGAACGCCCTGAGTACCAAAATGGCGGGCGTGTTCGGGCCGGTGCTGCCCAAGGCCGGGCCACTGAAGGCGTGGACCCGTGTGCGGAACCGCCCGACATTTGCGAAGAAGAGCCTGCACGAACTGGTGAAAGAGGAGGGAGTAAGTGATGAATAA